The genomic DNA TACGAAACGCGCAGAGCTAATACCTAGACTGCACAAGAAGTGCCATGTACGAAAGAGTACAAGTCGAAAAGGAATATTGAACGACCGTTGATGTCGCGAAACGGTGATGGAGTCGCACCAGATCAGACCACACACCAGACCCTGTCGCAACTACTACTACACCCGCCCGACGCCTTCTGGAATTCTCTGTAGTACCGTGAAAAGGCTGCACGGCTGGGCGCTCCCTGTGGCCTCGTTTCCATCCGTTCTTCTGGAAACTATTACCTAAATGGCGGCCCCGGCATCACCAGTCACAGGCCTCATCaccctgtcgccgccgcgccctaTGGCATGTCGTGCCAAACTTGACGCCGGACGAGACGCAACGGCCCGTGACATTCACCATgaccaagcagcagcacaacgCGCAAACCTCTTCACCGTGACGGGGCTCGCGGCACAGTTTCCTCCCGTGACGCCCCTCTGCCTTGCTTTTGTTATCCTTGGCCGGATGGATCTCGCTAGCAGCAAGTAGCGGCCGGTCTGGTGTTGAGACAAAATCCAAGCTTACTTGCCTTCCAGTGCACCCACCAGACTTTCACGagcatcccatcccatcccggACGGTTTATGTGGTACGacccagcagcgccgtgctggcgacggcctAGTGTTATGGATCGCTGCCCACAACGGTTCCGCTCCCACATTTCCCCAGCTCGCTCGTTGTTTCCTACTAGTACCAGGAATACTAGCCAGCTAGTACGTACGAATGCCCCAAAGTGAGCCCACCGCTCGCTCTGACTCATGGAGCACATCCCCCGGGGGATCCCACGCAAGAACAAGGGGCGGCCTCGTTGCATGGAGTAGTAGACTCCACACGAGCTTAATCCCCAGCTCCATTTGCCTCGAGGCGACCCTCCTCGCTAACGGGGGCCGGACCCGTTGCGATATGGGGCGCGCTCCCCGAGATCGGGTGCGGACTGTCTGTCCATGTTAGTAGAGCCCAGGCAGCAcaggggcgggcgcgcgagtATAATacacgtcgatgccgccgccccaatCCTCATGCTCTTTTCCCCGGGTTTTTCGTGTTAGGTCCTGGACTGGGTCTGTGGATTCCTTTCGTTTTTACTAGTAATCCCCCCTTTATCGATCGTCGATCATCAATCACTGAGTGACAATCACCAGTGTTGACCGACGCCTCGGACCCCCCTCAGTCCTTGAAGACTCCTTACGCACCCCAGCAGCACAAACAACAACACGCAGAGAGACGCAAAAAGGGACATGTCCGACAAGGGCAGTTCCGTCCCCTCGGGGGGCGCACCGGGCGCGCTCGGGACGGCCGAAAAGGTCCTGCCCGTCCACGagtccgacgccgccgacaacaAGGTCGTCCAGGGCGAGGCCTTCGCCGCGACCTTTCAGGACGAGGACTTTTGGACGCGCAGCGGCCTCAACCTCAAGTCCTTCCAGCCGAGGCACTAcggccgcggcatcgtcgagctcgaccgcGCCATGAAGACGCGCCACCTGCACATGATTGCCATCGGGGGCTCCATCGGCGCGGGCTTCTTTGTCGGCTCGGGCGGTGCTCTGAACAAGGGTGTAAGTGCGGTCCGGTTCCTGGGGGGGCAGTGCTGTGTGAGAAATGCGACGCTGCgttggcgggctggctggctgcactgcactggcAGGGCTGCATGTGTTGTTGTGTAAGtggatgtgtgtgtgtgactgACACCACCGTTCTCGTTGTGTAGGGTCCCGCTTCTGTCCTCCTGTGCTTCTGCATTGTCGGCTTCATGGTCTTCAACGTCGGTACGTGCTATTCCCGAGTGGTTGTCTGTCCCGGGGCCCCGTACACCGTGCATGTTGCTAATCGAGCGCGTGTGTTTTCGTGCCGTGTTGCAGTCTTCGCCctgggcgagctggccaTCATGTACCCCATCTCTGGCGGCTTCTACACCTACGCAACCCGGTTCATCGATCCCTCGTTCGGCTTCGCCGTCGGCTGGAACTACCTATTCCTATGGAgcgtcgtgctgccgctggaACTAACGGTGTGCTCCCTCGTCATCCAGTACTGGGACCAGGAGACGAGCGTGGCCGTGTGGATCaccatcttcctcgtcgccgtcatcgtcgtcaacatcTTTGGCGCCATCGGCTTCGCGGAGGAGGAGTTCTGGGCCTCGACACTGAAACTCTTCGCCACCGTCATCTTCATGATCATCGCCCTGGTCctcgtgctcggcggcgggccggacCGCGGTCGATACAACGAATACTGGGGCGCGCGGTACTGGTACGACCCGGGGGCCTTCCGTAACGGGTTCCGCGGCTTctgcgccgtcttcgtcaccGCGGCGTTTTCCTTTACCGGCACGGAGCTCGtggggctggccgccgcggagacGAGCAACCCGGTCCGCTCGCTCCCCGGCGCCATCAAGCAGGTGTTTTGGCGCGTCGTCTTGTTCTACGTGCTGGGGCTCTTCttcgtcggcctgctcgtcccgGCCGACGACCCGCGTCTGCTCTCGGACCAGGCGTTTACCGATGTCAAGGCCTCGCCGTGGGTGCTCATAGGCAAGTacgccggcctggacggcctGGACCACTTCATGaacgtcatcatcctcatctcGGTGCTCTCCATCGGCGTGTCTGCCGTCTTCGGGGGGTCGCGCACCTTGAccgcgctcgcgcagcagggctACGCGCCCAAGATCTTCACCTACATCGATcgctccggccggccgctgTTCTCGGTGCTGGTCCTGATCTGCACGGGGCCCCTTGCGTACATCAACCTCAGCGCGTCGGGTCCCGTTGTGTTCGATTGGCTGCAGGCTCTCTCCGGCCTTGCCATTTTGTTTTCGTGGGGCGCCATTTGCCTGGCTCACATCCGGTTCCGTGCCGCGTGGAAGCATCACGGCCACTCCCTCGAGGAGATTCCCTTCCATGCCATATTCGGCGTGTGGGGGTCCTGGATCGGTCTGGCTCTAtgtgtcgtcgtcctcgccgcccaggtaCGCCTTGACTCTGACCCCCCCTGGACTAAGAAAAGACTTGACCAAGTGCTGACCGCGCGCAGTTCTTCACCGCCATCGCTCCCCCGGGCAAGACCGGCGTCAACAACGCCGAGGGCTTCTTCAAGTCGTACCTCGCCTtccccatcgtcatcgccttcTGGATCTTTGGCTTTGTCTGGAAGaggacgggctggctgcgccTCGACCAGATCGACGTCGACACCGGTCGTCGCGAACTGGATTGGGATCAGATCCGCGCTTACAGAGAGCACGTCAAGAGCCTTCcgacgtggaggaggtggctGAACAAGTTGTTCTGATGAAATCAGCGTTTGACCGTGGGGGTTGGTCATGCAGTAGCGATATACCAAGCGTTAGAGCCATAAGACCACTGTTCATATCGCACTCCATGTTCCTTGACGGGAAGACTTTGTGCGAACGGCCCGCGGTATTAATTCTTCGCCATACAAACCACGTTACACACCAGTCAAAAGAGTCGTGGTCCACGCGCGCCGGTCGTGTAGTAATGCTCTGCATCCTATCTTACATGAGTTGTTACACGTATACTATATTCGTACATGCACCCTGTATTGgcagcagggcagccagTTCCAGTCGGCTATCCTGTCCTCACTGGGATACACTGTATGCTTTCACCACAACCTCGCCGCCTGTGTTGGCCTTGCCCTTACCCGcaatcttcttcttcatctcgcGCAGGCTCTGGGCCGCGTGCTTCAGCACAAACATGGCGTAATCTCCGTGGTCCATAGAGTCATGGCTCGAGCGGCTCTTGGCGTCCAGGTACTCGCGCTGGGCCCTCTCATCCTCACCGAGGGGCAACATGACGCCCGCGAACCGACAGAGTATGGCGTTGAGGATGATGCGACTCAGTCTCATGTTGTCGTGATAAAAGGGCTGGATGTGCGCCAGCCGCAACGAATGCTTTGCCGCCATGGAGAAGGGATCGCCGGACTTGCCCTGCTCCGCCATTGCGACGTCGACTCGCACCGCGAGGCACAGCTGCTGCATTCTGTCAGGCACGCATGCGGCCAGGGGCATGTGGATGTTGCTGGCGGCTAGGATGGCGGTCCGGTAGGCGCCGCCGTAGGCCCCCTGCGGGAGGTAGTCCCAGCCCTTGTCGCGGACGGAGGCCCCTCGGTTCAGGATGCGGTGCGTGTCCTTGATGAGCCCCTCGGTGAGGTCCCGCTTGTTGACGACGAACTCGCGCAGGATGTGCTGGTAGGCCCTGGCGTGCTGGACAATGTCGTTGCGCGCGCGGAGGgccacgtcgacggggcggatgatgaggctgggctgcaggcggcgcatctcgacgatgacgtctTGGAAGGCCTCGTCCGACtcggtgatgatgcgcgaggtgtcgtcggtgtcggcaAAGACCTTTCGGCAGAGGACGTCGGTGGCGTGCCAGCTCAGCCCGGCGCCCTGAATCGTGTTGCTGCCGTACACGGCCCGCACCAtgacgtcgcgcagctctTCCACGACGGCTTCCCTCTGTCGGTCGTCCAAGCGCGCCTGTTGGAGCCTCGagagccggcgggcgggctttTCGAAGAGGCTCTCGGCCTGTCGTTGATAGCTGCCGTACGGGCGGTCGATGTGGTTGAAACGCGGTGCGACATGATGGCCTGCGGGTgccgtgggcggccagcCTCGCGAAACTGCGTCTGCGATGACTTCCTTCATTGTGCGCTCTTGCGTGTGCTCAAGATTTATTCGGTCGTTCGGTGATCCAGATTGATGTCCTGTGCTGGTTCATGTTTTGGGGGACGGTGCCCGCTGCAGGCGTTAAATACTCTGAGCTTCTTTCCAAATCAGTAAACATGCGCAGACGAGTAATTTATGACGTTCGTGATGCTAAGTTGTGCTCTGCGTAAACTCTGTTCTCATTATGTTTTGCACTACGTATGACGCTGGcctcgcgtcgtcggccccaGTCGCCGTTGACATTCGCATCACATGGCGGCTGCAGCTTCGCGGGACGTTGAGCAGTCAAAGAGAGAAAAGAGCAGGTTTGAGCTAGACGatttttattttttattttcAGAAATCAGTGTACTCATTGGAAAGTGGCCAGGGTGATGAAAGATGATGCCAGAGGAAGCCATCGTCAAAGCCCGGTCTGGTTGTTGGTGGGGGCTTCTACGGGTTGAGCCTCAATCATGAATTTAAGCTTAAAAAACTTACTAGTGGAGAGCCAACAGCCTCCTTGGCGTCTGATCAaatgggcagcagcacagcgaGAAGGAAATTTAGACTTCTCACCCCGTGCGGAGCTCGGCAATCATTCGAGTCCGCGCTCCCCCCTTGTCCCGTGGGCCCTTGCACCCGTGCACGATGACAGCCCAAGGACTTGGAACTCTTTGGGGGCGTTCTCGACCCGGCAAGGAGTCAAGGCTCCATTTACAATGAACGGCTCGGACTTTGGTCTGTGCCGAAAAGTAAAGTGAGGCGGACGgatcgtcgccgccgggcctcTGAAACCACCAGCAGCTATTGAAGCCTTATTTTCTGCTCAACCTCGAACTTCAATCATGGTACGCAACCTGCGATGACCCACCATTGCGGTGATGCAGCGTCCCTTTGGCGTGGATCAAATGCGTGCAGGACACCTACTCCGGTTAGGATCGTATTCGGTACGAAATACGGCTCGCCGGTCgaggccccctccccggtTCACGACTGGACGCGACGGTGCGCGCGGCCGTGTGGTGGGTGGCGTGAGATAGCCCATGCTTGGCAGCTGTCACTCGCGGTCTGGCATGTGGGAGGCACTGTATGAACTACAGTAATCGCAGTCCTACTACCATCAAACAACGCCTTCGGGGGACAAGGTTCGACGCCTTCCCCCCAGAAACTGCTCGCTCAGCCCGTGGGTCCCCATGATTCACGCCGCCCAACGCTTGCCAGGCAATCGCTTCAGCTGTGCTTGGCAGCTGTTGGTTGCCCGTTCTTTGTTTTCAACGGCTGTCGGCCATTGTGAGGGAGGATCAGAATGATGACCCGGTTGAGCGTCAAGCATCGCCATGCCGAAAGCACTAACCCCCTACCGCCTCAAATCGCACCATCGCCCGTGAACATCATCTGCCGCACCATcaccagctgctgcgccccTGAAGCTCGTCCAGGACTGACTACCTCATTTCGTGACCCTTTGGTCCTGCTGGCACTACCAGCACGGTGTGTGTAGTTCGTCTTGGCGAACCTGTGCTAGCAACGACAGGCCGTAGCACGGGCAGGACTACCTACCTTTCCCTCTGTTTGTTTAGTTTTTCACGCTCGCAGCACCCAGCTCAACGCGCGCATTTGAGGGTGCCGTGAATGCTCTGCACGCACACAAGTCCACCGTCACCAGGATGCGGTGCTCACACGCACATCTATAAACCGGGCCGTTGGTCTTGTTGCCCTTTGCTCCAGCGACGAGGCTTTGTCTGATAGCACAGCATCCCGGCCCGCCATCTTCGAGATCGGACTGGATTGCATCAACCGTAACCGTGCGCAAGAGTAACCTGCTACCACCAGTCGCCAAAACCAATATCGCGGTCGCGAGTTGAAACGTTCACGATGGGCCACCCAGAAGAGCccgggcccgccgcggcccaggaCTCTTCCCAGGCCAACTCCGAGAAGCCGGCGTCGGGCATAGACATCgctgtgcagcagcagcagcagcaggatgaAACCAAGCCCGAAGGCAAAGAAGGCGACTCTGGCAACGCATACTGGGTATGTAACCCTCTGACAGCCCAGCGCTCAAAGACACCAACTCTGACGGGTTGTTGCTGCAGAGAATATTCTCGTACGCCGGCAAGCTCGAGTACGCCTTCTTCGCCATATCCATCGTCGCAGCcatcgcctcgggcgccggcatcgcgcTCCAGAACCTCATCTTTGGGCGCTTTGTGACCATCATTACGGACTACGCTTCGCAAAAGTCGTCGGGGAGCGACTTTcgccgcgaggccgcagAACTTGCGTATGTGATCTGGCATGACCTTGAATCTTGGAACACCCAGTGCCGCCGAGCTTCCAGCCCAGCTCAGCCCAAACATCACTGATAATGACTGACCATGGCAACGACACGTAGCTTGTACTTTGTTTacctcggcatcggccgGTTCGTCCTGGCCTACCTGTACAACGTCCTCCTCAACTACAACGCCTACCGCATCGTGCGCAACATCCGCCACGCctacctcggcgccgcgctccgcCAGGAGGCCGCCTACTACGAcctcgggcagggcggcTCCATCGCCACGcaggccgcctcgagcgGGCGCCTGATCcagggcggcatcgccgagaagctcggccTCACCTTCCAGGGCCTGTCGGCCTTCGTCaccgccttcgccgtcgccttcgccacCAACTGGAAGCTGACGCTCATCACGCTGTGCATCGCCCCCGcgaccatcatcgtcatggccATCACCGGCAccatcgaggccggccacGAGACCAAGATTCTCGACATTTACGCCAGGGCGAATGCTttcgccgagggcgtcttgTCTAGCGCGAGGACCGTGCATGCTTTCGGCATGCGCGCGAGGCTCGTGGCCAGGTTCGACACGTACCTGGTCGAGGCGCATGCCGTGGGCAGCAAGATCTCGCTGCTGTTTGGCATATTGTTCTCGGCCGAGTACACCATCATCTATCTGGGCTTTGGTCTCGCGTTCTGGCAGGGCATCCATATGCTCGCCCGGGGCGACATTGGGTCGTCAGGAGAGATTTTTACGTTGGTCTTTTCGCATACTGGTTGTGCATTGAATCCCAAAGACTAACCACCTTGGGGATCGCAGCGTCTTGCTATCTGTGGTCATCGGCGCCATCAGCCTCACCCTGCTCGCTCCGTATTCCATCGAGTTCGCGAGggctgcctccgccgccgcccaactcTTCAGCCTGATCGATCGGAAATCCGCCATCGACCCCCTGGACCCGTccggcgagcagcccgccgagACGATAGGCGAGCTGGAGCTTGAAGATGTCAGCTTTGCGTACCCCTCGCGTCCCAACACCACCGTCCTCGATGGGTTTTCCCTCAAGGTGCCGGCGGGCAAGGTGACCGCTCTCGTAGTAAGTGGGATTCGATTCGGGTCTTTCCATCTCGGAGCTAGACTTACACCCTGCGTTAGGGCCACAGCGGCTCGGGCAAGAGCACCATTGTCGGGCTCATCGAGCGATGGTACGAGCCGACCTCGGGCACGATCAAACTAGACGGCCGCCCGATTGACAAGTTGAACCTCAACTGGCTCCGGAAACATGTGCGCTTGGTGCAACAGGTAGGCGACCTTCTCTTCTCCCttcttctctccctctccctcctcctcaacgCCACAGGGCCTGACCCTCGTCTAACCCGCCCAGGAACCCATCTTGTTCCGCGGCTCAGTGTTTGACAACATCGCCCACGGACTGGTCGGCACGAAATGGGAGAGCGCCTCCAAGGACGAGCAAatggccctcgtcgtcgaggcggccaagacggcgtACGCGCACGACTTCATCaccgagctgcccgacgggTACGACACCGACatcggccagcgcggcggcctcctctCGGGCGGGCAGAagcagcgcgtcgccatcgcccgcaGCGTCGTCTCGGAACCCAAggtgctcctcctcgacgaggccaccagCGCGCTCGACCCGCacgccgagggcatcgtccagcaggcgctcgaccgggccgccgaggggcgcaccaccctcgtcatcgcgcACAAGCTCGCGACCATCAAGCGGGCGCacaacatcgtcgtcatgagCAAGGGgggccgcatcgtcgagcagggcgcccACGCggacctcgtcgcggcgggcggcgtctacgcgcagctcgtccgcgTGCAGAACCTgctcgtctcggcggcgtcgggcgtcgtcgaggacaccgatgaggaggaggagaaggcggcggcggaggcggcggtcgcgcaggccgagggggacgacgacaaggcggcgctgggcaagACGCTCACGCGGTATGCGACGGCTGAGCGGGAGCGCATGCAGACGCAGAAAGACCGCGACGACTACGAGCGCCACAGACATCTCGGCCTCTTGTCTGTCATTGTGCGCCTCGTCCGGGATGCACCGGAGCTGCGGGTGACGTACTTTTTTGTCTTGCTCGCCTGCCTCGGGTCGTGTAAGTGACCACCGGACTTGCTGCGATGCCTCTTGGAACGACAGCCCCCCCTGACACAAGTGTCCCATCAATCTAGGTGCTGCGATCCCTGGCCAGGCCATCCTCCTGGCCAACATGACCGACGTCTTTACCCTCACCGGCGCAGCCATGGTCGACAAGGGAaacttcttcgccgccatgttCATCGTCCTTGCCGCGGGGTGCTTCCTCTTTTACTTTACCATGGGCTACTCGACCAACACGGTAGCTCAAGTGCGTTTATtatcccccccctttctttcCCTATTTATACCACTCATCATGGATCACTAGCACTACCTCTCAAACCGACAACATAAGAGTTAGACGGGGCTAACAGCAGCGCGCAGACCCTCTCTCACAAGTTCCGCAGGcagagcctcgacgacatgctcCGGCAGGACCTGCAGTTCTTCGACCGGCCCGAGAACAACACGGGCGCGCTGTCCAGCCGGCTCGACGAGAACCCGCAGGCCATCCTCGAGCTCATGGGCTTCAACGTGGCGCTCATCCTCATCTCGGCGCTCAACGTGGCCGTGTGCagcgtcctcggcatcgcgCACAGCTGGAAGCTCGGCCTCGTGGTCGTGCTGGCGGGGCTGCCGcccatgctcgccgccgggtggCTCAAGATCCGCTTCGACGTGCGCCTcgaccgcgacgtcgccgcgcgccacgcCGAGGCCTCGGCCCTCGCGTCcgaggcggtgacggcgattcgcaccgtctcgtcgctcgccatCGAGGGGTCGGTGCTGAGGCGCTAcacggccgagctggacggcGCGGTGAAGGGGTCGCTGAGGCCGCTGTGCGCCATGATGGTGTGGTTCGCGCTCACGCAGTCCCTCGAGTATGGGTTCCTGGCGTTGGGCTTCTGGTGCGTCGCACGCGTCTTTCTCTCTTCGACCTGTTACTCCAGTCCGTTTCTCGCCATGTTTTAATTCCCACTGCGCGAACACCCGCAACATCAATGTGCTGACTGacactgctgctgctgttccgCTCCAGGTACGGCTGTCGCCTGGTGTCGTTCAACGAAATCACCATGTACCAATTCTTCGTCACGTtcatggccgtcttcttctccgggCAGGCCACCTCGCAGATTTTTCAGTTCTCAACCAGTACGTTTACATACTATGCATGATGCGCTCTCTCTCTACACACACCGCGATCCGCGGGAAGTCTCTCACTGACGTCGAGTCCTCgttccccctcctccaggcATGACCAAGGGCAAAAACGCCGCCAACTACATCTTCTGGCTCCACGCGCTCCAGCCGACTGTGCAGGAAACTCCGGAGAACCGCGACAACACGCCCGGGACGGGAGGCTCCAT from Purpureocillium takamizusanense chromosome 4, complete sequence includes the following:
- a CDS encoding uncharacterized protein (COG:S~EggNog:ENOG503P3NM); amino-acid sequence: MKEVIADAVSRGWPPTAPAGHHVAPRFNHIDRPYGSYQRQAESLFEKPARRLSRLQQARLDDRQREAVVEELRDVMVRAVYGSNTIQGAGLSWHATDVLCRKVFADTDDTSRIITESDEAFQDVIVEMRRLQPSLIIRPVDVALRARNDIVQHARAYQHILREFVVNKRDLTEGLIKDTHRILNRGASVRDKGWDYLPQGAYGGAYRTAILAASNIHMPLAACVPDRMQQLCLAVRVDVAMAEQGKSGDPFSMAAKHSLRLAHIQPFYHDNMRLSRIILNAILCRFAGVMLPLGEDERAQREYLDAKSRSSHDSMDHGDYAMFVLKHAAQSLREMKKKIAGKGKANTGGEVVVKAYSVSQ
- the INDA1_3 gene encoding Amino-acid permease inda1 (COG:E~EggNog:ENOG503NUN0~TransMembrane:12 (i83-104o110-139i160-185o191-213i225-243o268-288i309-328o364-388i409-426o438-459i479-502o522-539i)), translated to MSDKGSSVPSGGAPGALGTAEKVLPVHESDAADNKVVQGEAFAATFQDEDFWTRSGLNLKSFQPRHYGRGIVELDRAMKTRHLHMIAIGGSIGAGFFVGSGGALNKGGPASVLLCFCIVGFMVFNVVFALGELAIMYPISGGFYTYATRFIDPSFGFAVGWNYLFLWSVVLPLELTVCSLVIQYWDQETSVAVWITIFLVAVIVVNIFGAIGFAEEEFWASTLKLFATVIFMIIALVLVLGGGPDRGRYNEYWGARYWYDPGAFRNGFRGFCAVFVTAAFSFTGTELVGLAAAETSNPVRSLPGAIKQVFWRVVLFYVLGLFFVGLLVPADDPRLLSDQAFTDVKASPWVLIGKYAGLDGLDHFMNVIILISVLSIGVSAVFGGSRTLTALAQQGYAPKIFTYIDRSGRPLFSVLVLICTGPLAYINLSASGPVVFDWLQALSGLAILFSWGAICLAHIRFRAAWKHHGHSLEEIPFHAIFGVWGSWIGLALCVVVLAAQFFTAIAPPGKTGVNNAEGFFKSYLAFPIVIAFWIFGFVWKRTGWLRLDQIDVDTGRRELDWDQIRAYREHVKSLPTWRRWLNKLF
- a CDS encoding uncharacterized protein (TransMembrane:12 (i65-84o116-137i192-212o218-237i295-317o337-356i729-752o772-791i842-869o875-893i958-978o990-1011i)~EggNog:ENOG503NZ36~COG:Q), whose amino-acid sequence is MGHPEEPGPAAAQDSSQANSEKPASGIDIAVQQQQQQDETKPEGKEGDSGNAYWRIFSYAGKLEYAFFAISIVAAIASGAGIALQNLIFGRFVTIITDYASQKSSGSDFRREAAELALYFVYLGIGRFVLAYLYNVLLNYNAYRIVRNIRHAYLGAALRQEAAYYDLGQGGSIATQAASSGRLIQGGIAEKLGLTFQGLSAFVTAFAVAFATNWKLTLITLCIAPATIIVMAITGTIEAGHETKILDIYARANAFAEGVLSSARTVHAFGMRARLVARFDTYLVEAHAVGSKISLLFGILFSAEYTIIYLGFGLAFWQGIHMLARGDIGSSGEIFTVLLSVVIGAISLTLLAPYSIEFARAASAAAQLFSLIDRKSAIDPLDPSGEQPAETIGELELEDVSFAYPSRPNTTVLDGFSLKVPAGKVTALVGHSGSGKSTIVGLIERWYEPTSGTIKLDGRPIDKLNLNWLRKHVRLVQQEPILFRGSVFDNIAHGLVGTKWESASKDEQMALVVEAAKTAYAHDFITELPDGYDTDIGQRGGLLSGGQKQRVAIARSVVSEPKVLLLDEATSALDPHAEGIVQQALDRAAEGRTTLVIAHKLATIKRAHNIVVMSKGGRIVEQGAHADLVAAGGVYAQLVRVQNLLVSAASGVVEDTDEEEEKAAAEAAVAQAEGDDDKAALGKTLTRYATAERERMQTQKDRDDYERHRHLGLLSVIVRLVRDAPELRVTYFFVLLACLGSCAAIPGQAILLANMTDVFTLTGAAMVDKGNFFAAMFIVLAAGCFLFYFTMGYSTNTVAQTLSHKFRRQSLDDMLRQDLQFFDRPENNTGALSSRLDENPQAILELMGFNVALILISALNVAVCSVLGIAHSWKLGLVVVLAGLPPMLAAGWLKIRFDVRLDRDVAARHAEASALASEAVTAIRTVSSLAIEGSVLRRYTAELDGAVKGSLRPLCAMMVWFALTQSLEYGFLALGFWYGCRLVSFNEITMYQFFVTFMAVFFSGQATSQIFQFSTSMTKGKNAANYIFWLHALQPTVQETPENRDNTPGTGGSIGLEHVRFSYPLRPEATVLKGVDLEIKNGQFVALVGASGCGKSTMVAMLERFYDPSAGVIRIAGDPLPVLNPRLYRRDVSLVQQEPTLFQGSIRENIALGVDDPCPSSPSSTASPSSSSPSSSSTTVSDAAIEAALRAANAWDFVASLPDGLATAAGPNGTQLSGGQRQRIAIARALIRDPRVLLLDEATSALDTESEKVVQAALADAASRGDRVTVAVAHRLSTVKDADVICVFYGGRIVERGTHAELIALGGMYRKMCEAQNLD